In Nocardia sputorum, a single genomic region encodes these proteins:
- a CDS encoding LuxR C-terminal-related transcriptional regulator: MIELGDIFEPGSPHGRAYAVLVHHPRSSLADIAHYLGVSEDLAADSLDVLCEVRAAVRIESPDGETLWDAHAPESLSEAEARRRQQEINQMHAAAARLSETFRSVRRSPRGNGAVVPVYERLEMLADFEEMQTGARSCVKLVERGPYLSDPERERQLFELKRARLADGIRYQTLYQDTVYQDPERLRHALSTNASGAQARTLPDPPFKLIISDDERASLVLHADERRPDPMGLRITGSPTLELLIKTFDVLWTMAAPISVNPSAEALDERDRAILTLMGLGATDDTIARRLGMSRRTVVRRTARLLERLGASTRFQAGVQATRRGWL, encoded by the coding sequence GTGATCGAGCTGGGCGACATCTTCGAGCCTGGGTCGCCGCACGGCCGCGCTTACGCCGTGCTGGTGCACCATCCCCGGTCGAGTCTCGCCGATATCGCGCATTACCTGGGCGTTTCGGAAGACCTCGCCGCGGATTCGTTGGATGTCTTGTGTGAAGTGCGCGCCGCGGTCCGCATCGAGTCGCCCGACGGCGAAACGCTGTGGGACGCGCACGCGCCGGAATCGTTGTCCGAAGCCGAGGCGCGGCGCAGGCAACAGGAGATCAATCAGATGCACGCCGCCGCAGCCCGGTTGAGCGAGACGTTCCGTTCGGTGCGTCGCTCGCCCCGCGGCAACGGCGCGGTCGTGCCGGTGTACGAGCGCCTGGAGATGCTGGCCGATTTCGAGGAGATGCAGACCGGTGCCCGCAGCTGCGTCAAGCTCGTCGAGCGCGGCCCCTATCTCAGCGATCCGGAACGTGAACGCCAGCTGTTCGAGCTCAAACGCGCCAGGCTCGCCGACGGAATCCGCTACCAGACCCTGTACCAGGACACCGTCTACCAGGATCCGGAGCGGCTGCGGCACGCGCTGTCCACCAACGCCAGCGGTGCGCAGGCCAGAACCCTGCCGGATCCGCCGTTCAAACTGATCATCAGCGACGACGAACGGGCCAGCCTGGTGCTGCACGCCGACGAACGCAGGCCCGACCCGATGGGTCTGCGCATCACCGGTTCGCCCACGCTCGAGCTGCTGATCAAGACTTTCGACGTACTGTGGACGATGGCCGCGCCCATCTCGGTGAATCCGTCCGCCGAAGCGCTGGACGAACGCGATCGCGCGATCCTGACCTTGATGGGGCTGGGCGCCACCGACGACACGATCGCGCGCAGGCTCGGCATGTCCCGGCGCACGGTGGTCCGCCGCACCGCACGGCTGTTGGAGCGGCTCGGGGCGAGCACCAGGTTCCAGGCGGGGGTGCAAGCCACCCGGCGCGGCTGGTTGTGA
- a CDS encoding M23 family metallopeptidase, translated as MSQHRVGPSSITVQSLLGDGGETGRPTRHRAEPSATERVKAAATAAVAAGALIGAASQVAPALAYAAPLLPGSHDADEEQQAAPATVKGTSILPVAEAKAAAEPVAQPAPEPAAVAAEIAAPVAAPFGIPNLPPEIAAPLAQAEEALKGVQQQVAPAPAVRPVAGAISSGYGSRWGAMHYGLDFADALGAPIHSVSNGTVIEAGPASGFGLWVRVLQDDGTTAVYGHVNEMFVHAGQRVNAGDVIATVGNRGQSTGPHLHLEIWDQSGSKIDPLPYLAAKGVPMEWGPSAH; from the coding sequence TTGTCGCAGCACCGTGTAGGCCCCAGTTCCATTACCGTCCAGAGCCTCCTCGGCGACGGCGGCGAAACGGGCCGTCCGACGCGGCACCGCGCCGAGCCGTCCGCCACCGAGCGTGTGAAGGCCGCCGCCACCGCCGCGGTCGCGGCGGGTGCGCTGATCGGTGCTGCCAGCCAGGTCGCTCCCGCGCTGGCTTACGCCGCGCCGCTGTTGCCCGGTTCGCACGACGCCGACGAGGAGCAGCAGGCCGCGCCCGCCACCGTGAAGGGTACGAGCATCCTGCCGGTTGCCGAGGCGAAGGCTGCCGCCGAGCCGGTCGCGCAGCCCGCGCCGGAACCCGCCGCGGTCGCGGCCGAGATCGCGGCCCCGGTCGCCGCTCCGTTCGGCATTCCCAATCTTCCCCCGGAGATCGCCGCACCTTTGGCCCAGGCCGAGGAGGCCCTCAAGGGTGTGCAGCAGCAGGTCGCTCCGGCGCCCGCGGTGCGCCCGGTGGCCGGCGCCATCAGCTCCGGCTACGGCAGCCGCTGGGGTGCCATGCACTACGGCCTCGACTTCGCCGACGCGCTGGGCGCGCCGATCCACTCGGTCAGCAACGGCACCGTGATCGAGGCGGGGCCCGCCTCCGGTTTCGGCCTGTGGGTGCGCGTGCTGCAGGACGACGGCACCACCGCGGTCTACGGCCACGTGAACGAGATGTTCGTGCACGCGGGCCAGCGGGTGAACGCCGGCGATGTGATCGCCACCGTGGGCAACCGGGGTCAGTCCACCGGTCCGCACCTGCACCTGGAGATCTGGGACCAGTCCGGCTCCAAGATCGACCCGCTGCCGTACCTGGCCGCCAAGGGCGTGCCCATGGAGTGGGGCCCGTCGGCGCACTGA
- a CDS encoding nitronate monooxygenase, which yields MILDRLDVPIVLAPMAGGPSTPELTAAVAEAGGFGQLAAGYLSAADTAARIAATRALTGKRFGVNLFVPGPPTPLADLADYLAELGADHQLGDPRFDTDDWEAKLDLLVADPVAAVSFTFGCPDAADIERLHAAGSEVWVTVTSVDEARVAVEAGADVLIAQGAEAGGHRATFVDRPADDSADPLGLLALLQLLTAATDRPLVATGGLATGAGIAAALAAGAAAAQLGTVFLRCPEAGTNQAHRTALTADTPTMLTRAFTGRRARGLRNRFLLRHTATAPAGYPEIHYATAPLRAAARAAGNSDDVNLWAGQTHALAPELPAGELVATLAADTKAALEKALSRRIQHY from the coding sequence GTGATCCTCGACCGCTTGGACGTTCCGATCGTGCTCGCCCCCATGGCGGGCGGCCCCTCCACTCCCGAGCTCACTGCCGCGGTGGCCGAGGCGGGCGGTTTCGGCCAGCTGGCCGCCGGCTATCTCAGCGCCGCCGACACCGCCGCCCGGATCGCGGCGACCCGCGCGCTCACCGGCAAGCGCTTCGGCGTGAACCTCTTCGTACCGGGTCCGCCGACGCCCCTCGCCGATTTGGCGGACTATCTCGCCGAACTCGGCGCCGATCACCAACTCGGGGATCCGCGCTTCGACACCGACGACTGGGAGGCCAAGCTGGACCTGCTCGTCGCCGATCCGGTCGCGGCCGTGTCCTTCACCTTCGGCTGCCCCGACGCCGCGGACATCGAGCGGCTGCACGCCGCCGGGTCCGAGGTCTGGGTCACCGTCACCTCGGTCGACGAGGCGCGCGTCGCGGTCGAGGCGGGCGCCGACGTGCTCATCGCCCAAGGGGCGGAGGCGGGCGGGCACCGCGCGACGTTCGTGGATCGACCGGCCGACGACTCCGCCGACCCGCTCGGCCTGCTCGCGTTGCTGCAACTGCTCACCGCCGCGACCGACCGTCCGCTGGTGGCCACCGGAGGTCTCGCGACGGGCGCCGGCATCGCCGCCGCGCTCGCGGCGGGCGCCGCGGCCGCGCAACTGGGCACAGTGTTTCTGCGCTGTCCCGAAGCGGGCACCAACCAGGCGCACCGCACCGCGTTGACCGCCGACACCCCGACAATGCTCACGCGCGCGTTCACCGGCCGCAGGGCGCGCGGGTTGCGCAACCGATTCCTGCTGCGACACACCGCCACCGCGCCGGCCGGCTACCCGGAGATCCACTACGCCACCGCCCCGCTGCGGGCCGCCGCACGAGCGGCCGGCAACTCCGACGACGTCAACCTCTGGGCGGGTCAGACCCATGCGCTGGCACCCGAGCTACCCGCAGGCGAATTGGTCGCGACGCTGGCAGCCGACACGAAAGCCGCACTGGAAAAAGCACTTTCGCGGCGAATCCAGCATTATTGA
- a CDS encoding SCO5389 family protein, with translation MSLDVPTALLERAERGEVDDADFVEVVRTSLPYAWEVVSRVAGELRSGTAEFADNTIAPPDETARGQLLRAMASDAIRGGLERHFGVKLAFQNCHRVAAFPLSAVGGETYTTFIGTRAQLLNQSPELRNC, from the coding sequence ATGTCCCTTGATGTCCCCACCGCACTACTCGAACGCGCCGAGCGCGGCGAGGTCGACGACGCCGACTTCGTCGAGGTCGTGCGCACTTCCCTGCCCTACGCCTGGGAAGTCGTCAGCCGGGTGGCCGGTGAGCTGCGTTCCGGCACGGCGGAATTCGCCGACAACACGATCGCGCCGCCCGACGAGACGGCGCGCGGGCAACTGTTGCGCGCCATGGCCTCCGACGCGATCCGCGGTGGACTGGAGCGGCACTTCGGCGTGAAGCTCGCCTTCCAGAACTGCCACCGGGTCGCCGCGTTCCCGCTCTCCGCGGTGGGCGGCGAGACCTACACCACGTTCATCGGCACCAGGGCGCAGCTGCTCAACCAGAGCCCGGAACTGCGCAACTGCTGA
- a CDS encoding HD domain-containing protein produces the protein MSSNDLREEVEARLAPWQQQLGADRAAYTNHVLRVLTLCDLLAADRQPPPSTREEFLTAATLHDIGIWSAGSFDYLAPSCDQARAWLASIDRDDLTGLVVTMIDQHHKIRPAGPPHDPVEIFRRADAIDVELGLLGRFGISRRTYSELAKRYPNHGFHRRLVTLTARRLRTHPASPLPMLKW, from the coding sequence ATGAGCAGCAACGATCTTCGCGAAGAGGTCGAGGCCCGGCTCGCGCCGTGGCAGCAACAGCTCGGGGCGGACCGCGCCGCCTACACCAATCATGTCCTGCGGGTCCTGACGCTGTGCGACCTCCTGGCCGCCGATCGGCAACCTCCGCCGAGCACCCGTGAGGAATTCCTGACCGCGGCCACCCTGCACGACATCGGCATCTGGTCGGCGGGCAGCTTCGATTACCTCGCCCCCTCCTGCGACCAGGCGCGCGCCTGGTTGGCGAGCATCGACCGCGACGACCTCACCGGGCTGGTGGTGACGATGATCGACCAGCATCACAAGATCCGCCCGGCGGGCCCGCCGCACGACCCGGTCGAGATCTTCCGGCGCGCCGACGCGATCGATGTCGAACTGGGCCTGCTCGGCCGCTTCGGCATCTCTCGCCGGACCTATAGCGAGCTGGCGAAGCGCTATCCGAATCACGGCTTCCACCGCAGGCTGGTGACGCTGACCGCGCGGCGGTTGCGGACCCACCCCGCGTCACCACTGCCGATGCTGAAGTGGTGA
- a CDS encoding long-chain fatty acid--CoA ligase produces MLSTMQDEPLSLATLLRYASTFAGDSTVSTWTGTGVRTMTYREVGAESARLANALRGLGIGVGDRVGTFMWNNNEHLVAYIAVPAMGAVLHALNIRLFPDQVVYVANHAKDQVVLVDGTLVPLFGQILPHLTTVRHVVVVNGDAATLTAPEGVQVHSYTELLGGQPDTYDFPVIDERAAAAMCYTSGTTGDPKGVVYSHRSNWLHAMQVSANNGMGLFETDTILAIVPLFHANAWGLPYAALMSGSNLLMPDRFLQPGPLLECMAAQKPSFAAAVPTIWGGVLAALAANPQDITHLRAVVVGGSAVPPSMMRTFEDKHGVRVLHAWGMTETSPLGSVAHPPATAVTEEEKWAYRVTQGRFPAGVQARLVGDDGVVPNDGVSLGELEVRGPWITGSYYSPDGAVVDPEKFHDGWLRTGDVGKISPDGYLTLVDRSKDVIKSGGEWISSVDLENAVIGHPAVAEAAVIGVPDDKWDERPLVAVVLAEGAEVKPEELRDFLADKFAKWQLPERWTFIAEVPKTSVGKFDKKRLRSQYADGDLEVITLG; encoded by the coding sequence ATGTTGAGCACTATGCAGGACGAGCCGTTGTCGCTGGCCACGTTGCTGCGCTACGCATCGACGTTCGCCGGCGATTCGACCGTGTCCACCTGGACCGGGACCGGCGTGCGCACCATGACCTACCGCGAGGTCGGCGCGGAATCGGCGCGGTTGGCGAACGCGCTGCGCGGGCTCGGCATCGGGGTCGGCGACCGGGTCGGCACGTTCATGTGGAACAACAACGAGCACTTGGTCGCCTACATCGCGGTGCCCGCGATGGGCGCGGTGCTGCACGCGTTGAATATCCGGTTGTTCCCGGATCAGGTCGTGTACGTGGCCAATCACGCCAAGGACCAGGTGGTGCTCGTGGACGGCACGCTGGTGCCGCTGTTCGGCCAGATCCTGCCGCACCTGACGACCGTCCGCCACGTCGTCGTGGTCAACGGTGACGCGGCGACCCTCACCGCGCCCGAGGGCGTGCAGGTGCACTCCTACACCGAGTTGCTCGGCGGGCAGCCGGACACCTACGACTTCCCGGTGATCGACGAGCGCGCCGCCGCGGCGATGTGCTACACCTCCGGCACCACCGGTGATCCGAAGGGCGTGGTGTACTCGCATCGGTCGAATTGGCTGCACGCCATGCAGGTGAGCGCGAACAACGGCATGGGCCTGTTCGAAACCGACACCATCCTGGCCATCGTCCCCCTGTTCCACGCCAACGCCTGGGGCCTGCCGTACGCGGCGCTGATGTCCGGTTCGAATCTGCTCATGCCCGACCGGTTCCTGCAGCCGGGGCCGCTGCTGGAGTGCATGGCCGCGCAGAAGCCGTCCTTCGCCGCCGCGGTGCCGACCATCTGGGGCGGGGTGCTGGCGGCGCTGGCGGCGAATCCGCAGGACATCACCCATCTGCGCGCGGTGGTGGTGGGCGGTTCGGCGGTTCCTCCGTCGATGATGCGCACCTTCGAGGACAAGCACGGCGTGCGGGTGCTGCACGCCTGGGGCATGACGGAGACCTCGCCGCTGGGCAGCGTCGCGCATCCGCCCGCCACCGCGGTGACCGAGGAAGAGAAGTGGGCATACCGGGTGACCCAGGGACGTTTCCCGGCGGGTGTGCAGGCGCGTCTGGTCGGTGACGACGGCGTGGTGCCCAACGACGGCGTGTCGCTGGGGGAGCTGGAAGTGCGTGGTCCGTGGATCACCGGCTCGTACTATTCGCCGGACGGCGCGGTGGTCGATCCGGAGAAGTTCCACGACGGCTGGCTGCGCACCGGCGACGTCGGCAAGATCAGCCCCGACGGCTACCTCACGCTGGTGGACCGTTCCAAGGACGTGATCAAGTCCGGCGGCGAGTGGATCTCGTCGGTGGATCTGGAGAATGCCGTGATCGGGCACCCGGCGGTCGCCGAGGCCGCCGTGATCGGCGTGCCGGACGACAAGTGGGACGAGCGCCCGCTCGTGGCGGTGGTGCTGGCCGAGGGCGCCGAGGTGAAACCCGAGGAATTGCGCGACTTCCTGGCCGACAAGTTCGCCAAATGGCAGCTGCCGGAACGCTGGACGTTCATCGCCGAGGTCCCCAAGACCAGCGTGGGCAAGTTCGACAAGAAGCGGCTGCGCAGCCAGTACGCCGACGGCGACCTGGAAGTCATCACGCTCGGCTGA
- a CDS encoding cation diffusion facilitator family transporter, which yields MSHRHHHPHHHHAGQHHRHRPGAVGALREIFVPHSHDAADSMDDALEASAVGIRAVKISLVVLGCTAALQLVIVAASGSVALAADTVHNFSDALTAVPLWIAFALGRKAATRRYTYGFGRAEDLAGLFVVAMIALSALIAGYQAVRRLLDPVPLEHVGWVAAAGLVGFLGNETVALYRIRVGRRIGSAALIADGLHARTDGFTSLAVLLGAAGVALGFPLADPIVGLLITIAILAVLRTAARDVLRRLMDAVEPGLVTAAERALAAEPGVQGVRSLRMRWIGHRLHADVELDVAPTITLADAHRVAHEAQHALTHVVPKLDTAVVHAYPAHTELAVPGAAGA from the coding sequence ATGAGCCACCGGCATCATCACCCGCACCACCACCATGCCGGACAGCATCATCGACATCGGCCGGGCGCGGTCGGTGCGCTGCGGGAGATCTTCGTCCCGCACAGTCACGACGCCGCCGACAGCATGGACGACGCGCTGGAGGCCAGTGCGGTCGGCATCCGGGCGGTCAAGATCAGTTTGGTCGTCCTCGGGTGCACCGCGGCGCTGCAACTGGTGATCGTCGCCGCATCCGGTTCGGTGGCCCTGGCCGCGGACACCGTGCACAACTTCTCCGACGCGCTGACCGCGGTGCCGCTGTGGATCGCGTTCGCCCTCGGCCGCAAGGCCGCGACCCGGCGCTACACCTACGGATTCGGCCGGGCGGAGGATCTGGCCGGGCTCTTCGTCGTCGCGATGATCGCCTTGTCGGCGTTGATCGCCGGGTATCAGGCGGTGCGCAGGCTGCTGGATCCGGTGCCGCTCGAGCATGTGGGCTGGGTCGCCGCGGCCGGGCTGGTGGGGTTCCTCGGCAACGAGACGGTCGCGCTGTACCGGATCCGGGTGGGGCGGCGGATCGGCTCGGCGGCGCTGATCGCCGACGGTCTGCACGCGCGCACCGACGGGTTCACCTCGCTGGCCGTTCTGCTCGGTGCGGCGGGAGTGGCGCTGGGCTTCCCGCTGGCCGATCCGATCGTCGGCCTGCTCATCACGATCGCGATTCTCGCGGTGCTGCGAACCGCCGCACGGGACGTGCTGCGCCGGTTGATGGATGCCGTCGAGCCCGGCTTGGTCACCGCGGCGGAGCGGGCGCTGGCCGCCGAGCCGGGCGTGCAGGGCGTGCGCAGCCTGCGGATGCGGTGGATCGGCCATCGGCTGCACGCCGACGTCGAACTGGACGTCGCGCCGACGATCACGCTCGCGGACGCGCATCGGGTCGCGCACGAGGCCCAGCACGCCCTCACCCACGTGGTGCCCAAGCTGGATACAGCTGTGGTGCACGCCTATCCGGCGCATACCGAGCTCGCGGTGCCGGGTGCGGCAGGAGCATAG
- a CDS encoding ArsR/SmtB family transcription factor, with amino-acid sequence MRPPLAEDQVGLVVEVFRMLADPTRVQVLWALVDRELSVNDLAGQVRKPASSVSQHLAKLRMARLVNTRRSGTTIFYRLENEHVRQLVMDAVYNAEHAGPGVPAHHRAAAVRDFPSRDEASAS; translated from the coding sequence ATGCGGCCGCCGCTCGCGGAGGATCAGGTCGGGCTGGTTGTCGAGGTGTTTCGCATGCTCGCCGACCCGACCCGCGTGCAAGTGCTGTGGGCGTTGGTCGATCGCGAACTGTCGGTGAACGACCTGGCCGGACAGGTCCGCAAGCCCGCGTCCTCGGTGTCGCAGCACCTGGCCAAACTGCGCATGGCGCGGTTGGTGAACACTCGCCGGTCCGGGACGACGATCTTCTATCGCCTGGAGAACGAGCACGTCCGGCAGCTGGTGATGGACGCGGTGTACAACGCCGAGCATGCCGGGCCCGGCGTCCCCGCGCACCACCGCGCCGCCGCCGTGCGCGACTTCCCCAGCCGAGACGAGGCGAGCGCGTCATGA
- a CDS encoding acyl-CoA dehydrogenase family protein: MPVDRMLPTPEARDLLELTRDIADKVLEPRVAECEKTGIFPDGVFPALGAAGLLSLPYPEEFGGGAQPYEVYLQVLEELAARWAAVAVAVSVHSLSCHPLFTFGTDEQKQRWLSGMLSGETIGAYSLSEPHAGSDAAALRCRATPVEGGYRITGAKAWITNGGRADFYTLFARTGEGSRGISCFLVPAGTEGLSFGKPEEKMGLRAVPTTTAAYDDAFLPEERRVGAEGQGLSIAFSALDSGRLGIAAVATGLAQRALDEAVAYAKEREAFGRHIIDHQGLGFVLADMAAAVDSARATYLDAARRRDAGLPYSRQASVAKLVATDAAMKVTTDAVQVFGGYGYTQDFPVERYMREAKVMQIFEGTNQIQRLVIARQLAGS; encoded by the coding sequence ATGCCAGTGGACCGAATGCTGCCCACCCCCGAGGCAAGGGACCTGCTGGAACTGACCCGCGACATCGCCGACAAGGTGCTCGAACCGCGCGTGGCCGAGTGCGAGAAGACCGGGATCTTCCCCGATGGCGTCTTCCCCGCGTTGGGCGCGGCGGGATTGCTGAGCCTGCCGTATCCGGAGGAATTCGGCGGCGGCGCGCAGCCCTACGAGGTGTATCTGCAGGTGCTCGAGGAACTCGCCGCCCGGTGGGCCGCCGTCGCCGTCGCCGTCAGCGTGCACAGCCTGAGCTGCCATCCGCTGTTCACTTTCGGCACCGACGAGCAGAAGCAACGCTGGCTGTCCGGAATGCTCTCCGGCGAGACCATCGGCGCCTACAGCCTTTCCGAGCCGCACGCCGGTTCCGACGCGGCCGCGCTGCGCTGCCGCGCCACTCCGGTCGAGGGCGGCTACCGGATCACCGGCGCCAAAGCCTGGATCACCAACGGCGGCCGCGCCGACTTCTACACCCTGTTCGCCCGCACCGGTGAAGGCTCGCGCGGAATCTCGTGCTTCTTGGTCCCCGCCGGCACCGAGGGACTCAGTTTCGGCAAACCCGAGGAGAAGATGGGTTTGCGTGCCGTGCCCACCACCACCGCGGCCTACGACGACGCGTTCCTGCCCGAGGAACGGCGCGTGGGCGCCGAGGGGCAAGGCCTCTCGATCGCCTTCAGCGCGTTGGACTCCGGACGCCTCGGCATCGCCGCGGTCGCCACCGGCCTGGCGCAGCGCGCCCTCGACGAGGCCGTCGCGTATGCCAAGGAGCGAGAGGCGTTCGGCCGCCACATCATCGACCACCAGGGACTCGGCTTCGTGCTCGCCGACATGGCCGCCGCCGTCGACTCCGCCCGCGCCACCTACCTCGACGCCGCCCGCCGCCGCGACGCGGGACTGCCGTACTCGCGCCAGGCCAGCGTGGCCAAGCTCGTGGCCACCGACGCCGCCATGAAGGTCACCACCGACGCGGTCCAGGTCTTCGGCGGCTACGGCTACACCCAGGACTTCCCCGTCGAGCGCTATATGCGCGAAGCCAAGGTGATGCAGATCTTCGAGGGCACCAATCAGATTCAGCGTCTGGTCATCGCGCGCCAGCTCGCCGGGAGCTGA
- a CDS encoding flavin-containing monooxygenase, whose product MTTPSIIIIGAGFGGLGMALELRRAGVDTFTILERATDLGGVWRENTYPGAACDVPSPLYSFSYESKSDWPRRFSEQRDIHAYMRGVADKHGLRRFIRFGNEVTDAEFDERTGRWTVRTADGAQLTADVLIPAVGQLSRPALPNIPGIDTFTGPAFHSAEWDHDVDLTGKRIACIGTGASAIQYIPRIQPDAAHLTLFQRSAAWVLPKADVEYSALHHALFKYFPPSRLLERFAIWSVFELLALGLTDIPAIKTPVIALADRHREKQVPDAELRAKLTPDYAAGCKRGLFSNEYFPALAQPNVTVETTAIEAITPTGIRTADGVEHDVDVIVYGTGFKGTEFLAPMNIYGLGGRKLADVWGDEGARAYLGLSVPQFPNLFLMYGPNTNVGAGSIIYMLESQARYIRQVVRYLTDRPGRYLAARAATEQRWDDWLQQRLKDTPWNFCSSWYRNASGRITNNWPGATVLYRHKTRTFDPADYDEAQAPAAH is encoded by the coding sequence ATGACGACGCCGTCCATCATCATCATCGGAGCCGGATTCGGCGGGCTCGGCATGGCGCTGGAACTGCGGCGGGCCGGGGTGGACACCTTCACGATCCTGGAGCGCGCCACCGACCTCGGCGGCGTCTGGCGGGAGAACACCTACCCCGGCGCGGCCTGCGACGTGCCTTCCCCGCTGTATTCCTTCTCCTACGAGTCGAAGTCCGATTGGCCACGGCGTTTCTCCGAACAGCGGGACATCCACGCGTACATGCGGGGCGTCGCCGACAAGCACGGCCTGCGGCGCTTCATCCGGTTCGGCAACGAGGTGACCGACGCGGAGTTCGACGAGCGCACCGGCCGATGGACCGTCCGCACGGCCGACGGGGCGCAACTGACCGCGGACGTCCTCATCCCGGCGGTCGGGCAGCTCTCGCGCCCCGCGCTGCCCAACATCCCCGGCATCGACACCTTCACCGGTCCCGCCTTCCACTCCGCCGAGTGGGACCACGACGTCGACCTGACCGGCAAGCGGATCGCCTGCATCGGCACCGGGGCCAGCGCGATCCAGTACATCCCGCGCATCCAGCCGGACGCCGCCCACCTCACGCTGTTCCAGCGCTCGGCGGCCTGGGTACTGCCGAAAGCCGACGTCGAGTACAGCGCCCTGCACCACGCGCTGTTCAAATACTTCCCGCCCAGCCGCCTACTCGAACGATTCGCCATCTGGTCCGTCTTCGAACTGCTCGCCCTCGGGCTCACCGACATCCCAGCAATCAAGACCCCCGTGATCGCGCTGGCCGACCGGCACCGGGAAAAGCAGGTCCCCGACGCCGAGCTGCGCGCGAAACTGACACCCGACTACGCGGCCGGATGCAAGCGCGGCCTGTTCTCCAACGAGTACTTCCCCGCGCTGGCGCAGCCGAACGTCACCGTGGAGACCACCGCCATCGAGGCGATCACGCCGACCGGAATCCGCACCGCCGACGGCGTCGAGCACGACGTGGACGTCATCGTCTACGGCACCGGCTTCAAAGGCACCGAGTTCCTGGCGCCGATGAACATCTACGGTCTCGGCGGGCGCAAGCTGGCCGACGTCTGGGGCGACGAAGGCGCCCGCGCCTACCTCGGCCTGTCCGTGCCGCAGTTCCCGAACCTGTTCCTGATGTACGGCCCGAACACCAACGTCGGCGCCGGCTCCATCATCTACATGCTCGAATCCCAGGCCCGCTACATCCGGCAGGTGGTGCGGTACCTCACCGACCGCCCCGGCCGCTATCTCGCCGCTCGCGCCGCCACCGAGCAGCGCTGGGACGACTGGCTGCAGCAGCGACTGAAGGACACCCCCTGGAACTTCTGCTCCAGCTGGTACCGCAACGCCTCCGGCCGGATCACCAACAACTGGCCCGGCGCCACCGTCCTCTACCGCCACAAGACCAGGACCTTCGACCCCGCCGACTACGACGAGGCGCAGGCGCCCGCCGCGCACTGA
- a CDS encoding DUF1542 domain-containing protein: MSWLLIVLVLVVLIALVAWQTQQSKHRGATELADALADARQVNERLGGQVYSLSGSNDAAVQALADASERHIAAGAQLDQARTPTQARLAKQTALEGLYYIRAARTAMNMDPGPAIAALDGQDTAGQVTEKRVVEYDGRQIAAAPDPSSSTPNYYPGGRVAGRPVPAGWYSEPWWKPALIAGAWGVGSALLFTSLFSGMSGVAYGAQGFESGYGEGFQDGPAADDGAYDQGGEYSGDYDSGGYEGGGYDGGDYSGGFDGGGFDGGF, translated from the coding sequence ATGTCGTGGCTGCTGATCGTTCTGGTGCTCGTAGTGCTGATCGCCTTGGTGGCATGGCAGACACAGCAGAGCAAACATCGTGGAGCCACCGAGCTGGCCGACGCTCTCGCCGATGCCCGGCAAGTGAACGAACGACTGGGCGGCCAGGTCTACAGCCTCTCCGGCAGTAACGACGCCGCCGTCCAAGCGCTCGCCGACGCCTCCGAACGGCATATCGCGGCCGGTGCGCAACTCGACCAGGCACGCACGCCCACGCAGGCACGGCTGGCGAAGCAGACCGCGCTGGAAGGGCTGTACTACATCAGAGCCGCACGGACCGCGATGAACATGGACCCGGGCCCCGCGATCGCCGCCCTCGACGGCCAGGACACCGCCGGGCAGGTCACCGAGAAGCGCGTAGTCGAGTACGACGGCAGGCAGATCGCGGCCGCACCCGATCCGTCGTCGTCGACGCCGAACTACTACCCCGGCGGCCGAGTGGCCGGACGACCGGTCCCCGCAGGCTGGTACTCGGAACCCTGGTGGAAGCCCGCACTGATCGCCGGCGCCTGGGGCGTCGGCTCGGCCCTGCTGTTCACTTCCCTGTTCTCCGGCATGTCCGGGGTCGCCTACGGCGCGCAAGGCTTCGAGAGCGGCTACGGCGAAGGCTTCCAAGACGGACCGGCCGCGGACGACGGCGCCTACGACCAGGGTGGCGAGTATTCCGGCGACTACGACAGCGGCGGCTACGAGGGCGGAGGCTATGACGGAGGCGACTACTCCGGCGGCTTCGACGGCGGCGGCTTCGACGGAGGCTTCTGA